A single genomic interval of Roseibaca calidilacus harbors:
- the coxB gene encoding cytochrome c oxidase subunit II — translation MRLFSAMTASAVAAATSLFATIALADDQLPELPVRGAPVAGGTALQDPASSVASGVVFLDNLLLWIIVPITIFVTALLIWVIVFHNRRANPEPAKFTHNSPLEVAWTAIPALILLVIAFFSFPALRYEQTMPEADVTIKTTGFQWYWGYEYVDHDVEFSSFMLQREELEDYGYTQDLYLLATDTAMVVPVGKDIVVQVTAADVIHSWAIPAFGVKQDGVPGRLAELWFNVEEEGVYFGQCSELCGINHAYMPITVKAVSEEEYVAWLERQGAQFAEGSWEADVRDRVQLATAD, via the coding sequence ATGCGCCTATTTTCCGCCATGACAGCCTCTGCTGTCGCAGCCGCAACAAGCCTGTTTGCGACGATCGCCCTTGCCGATGACCAGTTGCCGGAATTGCCGGTGCGTGGGGCGCCGGTTGCAGGCGGCACCGCGCTGCAAGACCCGGCATCTTCGGTGGCTTCGGGCGTTGTTTTCCTGGACAATCTTCTGCTGTGGATCATCGTGCCGATCACGATTTTCGTGACCGCGCTGCTGATATGGGTCATCGTGTTCCACAACCGTCGTGCCAACCCAGAGCCGGCAAAATTTACCCATAATTCGCCGTTGGAAGTGGCTTGGACCGCGATTCCGGCGCTTATTCTGCTGGTCATTGCTTTCTTCAGCTTTCCGGCGCTGCGCTACGAGCAAACGATGCCAGAGGCCGATGTGACCATCAAAACCACCGGGTTCCAGTGGTATTGGGGTTACGAGTATGTCGATCATGATGTCGAGTTCTCCAGCTTCATGCTGCAACGCGAAGAACTGGAAGATTACGGATACACCCAAGACCTGTATTTGCTGGCCACTGACACCGCGATGGTCGTGCCTGTTGGCAAGGATATCGTCGTGCAAGTTACGGCTGCGGATGTGATCCATTCTTGGGCGATCCCGGCTTTCGGGGTCAAGCAAGATGGCGTGCCCGGGCGGTTGGCGGAACTTTGGTTCAACGTCGAGGAAGAGGGCGTTTATTTCGGCCAGTGTTCCGAACTCTGCGGCATAAACCATGCCTATATGCCGATCACTGTCAAAGCGGTCAGCGAAGAGGAATATGTCGCCTGGCTGGAACGTCAGGGCGCGCAGTTTGCCGAAGGGTCGTGGGAAGCGGATGTGCGGGATCGCGTTCAGCTTGCGACCGCCGACTAA
- a CDS encoding sodium-dependent bicarbonate transport family permease, which produces MLDLALANLLSPIVLSFVLGVAAALARSDLSVPEAVAKGISIYLLFAIGFKGGVSLAEHGIDLTLGLSLLAGVALSFALPLIGFVLLRFLSGMSRTDAAAVAGHYGSISIVTFVAGTSVLKDAGIASEGYMVAVAAAMEAPAILSALWLISKGSEETEMNADLWREILLNGSIVLLLGAFAIGIATGTDGLARIESFIVSPFQGVLCIFLLDMGLIAGRGLRQAGVLDRGALAFGLLMPLVGATAGLLAALLVGLSTGGTMLMMTLAASASYIAVPAAMRVAVPQANPSIYLTLALAVTFPFNLVLGIPLYLTIAQSLTGS; this is translated from the coding sequence ATGCTCGACTTGGCGCTTGCCAATCTTTTGTCGCCCATCGTGTTGTCATTCGTGTTGGGGGTCGCGGCCGCGCTTGCCAGATCGGACTTGTCCGTTCCCGAAGCCGTGGCGAAGGGCATTTCGATCTACCTGCTATTCGCCATCGGGTTCAAAGGCGGCGTCAGCCTTGCCGAACACGGGATTGACCTGACCCTTGGGCTTAGCCTGCTGGCCGGGGTGGCGCTGTCCTTCGCGCTGCCGCTGATCGGCTTTGTTTTGCTGCGGTTCTTGTCGGGCATGTCACGCACCGATGCGGCGGCAGTTGCGGGGCATTACGGGTCTATTTCCATCGTGACCTTCGTGGCGGGCACGTCGGTTCTGAAAGATGCGGGCATCGCCTCGGAAGGCTATATGGTCGCGGTCGCTGCCGCGATGGAAGCGCCCGCCATTCTGTCTGCGCTTTGGCTTATCTCCAAAGGTTCGGAAGAAACCGAGATGAACGCGGACCTGTGGCGCGAAATCCTGCTGAACGGGTCCATCGTGCTGCTGCTGGGGGCCTTCGCCATCGGGATCGCAACCGGAACGGATGGGCTGGCGCGGATTGAATCGTTCATCGTCTCGCCCTTTCAGGGGGTGTTGTGCATCTTCCTGCTGGATATGGGTCTGATCGCGGGGCGCGGCTTGCGGCAAGCGGGCGTTCTGGACCGCGGCGCCCTTGCGTTTGGTCTGCTCATGCCATTGGTCGGTGCCACAGCCGGCTTGTTGGCCGCGCTTCTGGTTGGGCTGTCAACGGGCGGGACCATGCTGATGATGACGCTTGCAGCCTCGGCATCCTACATCGCGGTGCCAGCGGCTATGCGGGTGGCCGTGCCGCAAGCGAACCCGTCAATCTATCTGACCCTTGCGCTGGCGGTGACATTCCCGTTCAACTTGGTGCTGGGCATACCGCTTTATCTGACCATCGCCCAAAGCCTTACAGGATCGTGA
- a CDS encoding P-II family nitrogen regulator: protein MQTHLAKRVEITIEQVMLNRLTDALEKADVTGWSVLPVQGGSGRSGTWSREGQISRGTGMVQVVCLVRPEKLDPLLDAAFSVVKRHIGVVCVTDAQVLRAERF, encoded by the coding sequence ATGCAGACACATCTCGCAAAACGGGTCGAAATCACCATCGAGCAGGTCATGCTCAACCGCCTGACCGATGCGCTGGAAAAGGCTGATGTCACCGGCTGGTCGGTGCTTCCGGTGCAAGGCGGCTCTGGCCGGTCCGGCACATGGAGCCGGGAGGGCCAAATCAGCCGCGGCACCGGCATGGTGCAGGTTGTCTGCCTTGTGCGCCCCGAAAAGCTGGACCCGCTGCTGGATGCGGCCTTTAGCGTCGTGAAACGCCATATTGGCGTGGTCTGCGTGACCGATGCACAAGTGTTGCGGGCCGAGCGGTTCTAA
- the hisF gene encoding imidazole glycerol phosphate synthase subunit HisF yields MLKTRVIPCLDVADGRVVKGVNFVDLRDAGDPVEAARAYDAAGADELCFLDIHATHENRGTMFDLVTRTAEQCFMPLTVGGGVRTPEDVRALLLAGADKVSFNSAAVADPDVVARAADRFGSQCIVVAIDAKTVSPGKWEIFTHGGRKPTGIDAVAFARTVAAKGAGEILLTSMDRDGTRAGFNLPLTRAIVDAVGVPVIASGGVGTLDHLVEGVTEGGASAVLAASIFHFGEFTIGQAKEHMAAAGIPMRLA; encoded by the coding sequence ATGTTGAAAACCCGTGTCATTCCCTGTCTGGACGTGGCCGATGGCCGTGTTGTCAAAGGCGTCAATTTCGTGGACCTGCGCGATGCGGGCGACCCGGTGGAAGCCGCGCGCGCCTATGATGCGGCGGGCGCGGATGAGCTGTGCTTTCTGGACATTCACGCCACGCATGAAAACCGCGGCACGATGTTTGATCTGGTCACGCGCACGGCAGAGCAGTGTTTCATGCCGCTGACCGTGGGCGGGGGCGTGCGCACGCCGGAAGATGTGCGCGCGTTGCTATTGGCCGGGGCCGACAAGGTCAGCTTCAATTCCGCCGCCGTGGCCGACCCGGATGTGGTGGCGCGCGCGGCTGATCGCTTTGGCAGCCAGTGCATTGTGGTGGCGATAGATGCCAAAACCGTCAGCCCCGGAAAGTGGGAGATTTTCACCCATGGCGGGCGCAAGCCTACGGGCATAGACGCGGTGGCGTTTGCCCGCACCGTGGCGGCCAAGGGGGCGGGAGAGATTTTGCTAACCAGCATGGACCGCGACGGCACGCGGGCGGGGTTCAACCTGCCCCTGACCCGCGCGATTGTCGATGCGGTGGGGGTGCCTGTCATTGCCTCTGGCGGGGTGGGCACGCTGGATCATCTGGTAGAGGGCGTGACCGAGGGTGGCGCAAGTGCGGTTCTGGCCGCGAGCATCTTCCATTTCGGTGAGTTCACCATCGGGCAGGCCAAGGAACACATGGCCGCCGCTGGCATTCCCATGAGGCTGGCATGA
- a CDS encoding TraR/DksA family transcriptional regulator: MRDFTNRTAQLETRRAELIARMRMLDAELDSHGDPDWEENATEHEQDEAMEALGLSAQAELRMIDGALSRMAAGDYGSCVRCGAEISDARLDLLPATPFCRDCAR, from the coding sequence ATGCGCGATTTCACCAACCGCACCGCCCAGCTTGAAACCCGCCGCGCTGAACTGATTGCGCGCATGCGGATGCTTGATGCCGAACTCGACAGCCATGGCGACCCCGACTGGGAAGAAAACGCCACCGAACATGAACAAGATGAAGCGATGGAAGCTTTGGGCCTATCCGCCCAAGCCGAATTGCGCATGATCGACGGCGCGCTCTCGCGGATGGCGGCAGGCGATTACGGATCCTGCGTCCGCTGCGGGGCAGAGATAAGCGATGCGCGGCTGGACCTGCTGCCCGCCACGCCCTTTTGCCGCGATTGCGCGCGGTAG
- a CDS encoding phosphoribosyl-ATP diphosphatase — MSALDQLAATIAARKGADPDGSWTAKLLAKGPEKCAEKFGEEAIEAVIEAVKGDPARLTAEAADVIYHLLVMCAARDVSLADIEAELSRRAGTSGLDEKAARKG, encoded by the coding sequence ATGAGCGCGTTGGACCAGTTGGCCGCGACCATCGCGGCGCGCAAAGGGGCCGACCCGGATGGGTCATGGACCGCGAAACTACTGGCAAAAGGCCCTGAGAAATGCGCCGAAAAGTTCGGCGAAGAAGCGATTGAGGCCGTGATCGAAGCGGTCAAGGGCGACCCTGCGCGCCTGACCGCGGAAGCGGCGGATGTGATCTATCACCTGCTGGTGATGTGCGCTGCGCGCGATGTGTCTTTGGCAGATATCGAAGCGGAACTCTCCCGCCGCGCAGGCACATCCGGGCTGGATGAGAAAGCCGCGCGCAAGGGCTGA
- a CDS encoding heme o synthase: protein MTDIRADFTKTGPSEAEFGDYVALLKPRVMTLVVFTALSGLLVAPGGIHPVEGLAAIIFIALGGGASGALNMWWDADIDAVMKRTAKRPIPSGKVTEGEALAIGVTLSAISVIMLWLATNALAGALLAFTIFFYVVIYSMWLKRATPQNIVIGGAAGAFPPMIGWAAVTGSVSVEACLMFLLIFMWTPPHFWALALFMKSDYHVAKVPMLTVTHGRRATRAHILVYTVALLPVAVATGLTSIGGPVYMAAAIWLSFGFLQGAWAIWKRDEVVAEADNYATEKRVFRFSLSYLFVLFGALIAEAALRNLPAYAEFAARFNLMEML from the coding sequence ATGACCGATATTCGCGCAGATTTCACCAAGACCGGCCCGTCAGAGGCCGAGTTCGGCGATTATGTCGCGCTGCTGAAGCCGCGCGTCATGACGCTGGTTGTGTTTACCGCGCTGAGTGGCTTGCTAGTCGCGCCCGGTGGCATCCACCCGGTCGAGGGGTTGGCGGCGATCATCTTCATCGCCTTGGGCGGCGGCGCATCTGGTGCGCTGAACATGTGGTGGGACGCCGATATTGACGCGGTCATGAAGCGCACCGCCAAGCGCCCCATCCCGTCCGGCAAGGTCACAGAGGGCGAGGCGCTGGCAATTGGCGTGACCCTGTCCGCGATTTCAGTCATCATGCTATGGCTGGCCACGAACGCCCTTGCGGGGGCGCTGCTGGCCTTCACGATCTTCTTTTATGTCGTGATCTATTCCATGTGGCTGAAGCGTGCGACGCCGCAGAACATTGTGATCGGTGGCGCAGCAGGTGCCTTTCCCCCGATGATCGGCTGGGCGGCTGTGACCGGTAGTGTGAGCGTTGAAGCCTGCCTTATGTTCTTGCTGATCTTCATGTGGACGCCGCCGCATTTCTGGGCGTTGGCGTTGTTCATGAAATCGGACTACCATGTGGCCAAGGTGCCGATGTTGACCGTCACGCATGGCCGTCGCGCGACCCGCGCTCATATTCTGGTTTACACGGTTGCGCTTTTGCCGGTGGCGGTCGCGACCGGGCTGACCAGCATTGGTGGCCCCGTCTACATGGCGGCGGCGATCTGGCTGAGCTTTGGTTTCCTGCAAGGCGCTTGGGCGATATGGAAGCGCGACGAAGTTGTCGCAGAAGCCGACAATTACGCGACCGAAAAGCGGGTTTTCCGCTTCTCGCTGTCCTATCTGTTTGTTCTGTTCGGCGCCTTGATTGCCGAAGCGGCCCTACGTAACCTGCCCGCCTATGCTGAATTTGCGGCTCGGTTCAACCTGATGGAGATGCTCTGA
- a CDS encoding EamA family transporter: MTDWLLSLVGTPEGAQLATILALVSAVSHATFGALQKGAHDPWLTRGAIDGATVALSLPLVVFWAGMPPPQMWPVLLGVVVVHFFYKLTMALAYQRAAYTVVYPVVRGTGPIVTVLAAMVVFNESYGPVQWLGVGLLSGGILLLALRNLSEETLDLRALKLGLLWAMMGGALVAAYTTYDAWAIRLSGDPLRFLVWFFLFSSIDFAIIGWWRYRRMADAPAPWPLALRGASGAVIAYVSFGGVMLATLVGRVGESAVLRETSTVFAALIGWFILKERVGPRKLALMVLIALGAVLVQLGGR, translated from the coding sequence ATGACCGACTGGCTTCTATCGCTGGTAGGCACACCCGAGGGTGCGCAATTGGCGACCATCCTCGCGCTTGTTTCCGCTGTATCGCATGCAACTTTCGGGGCGCTGCAAAAAGGCGCGCATGACCCATGGCTGACGCGCGGCGCGATTGACGGGGCGACGGTGGCCCTGTCACTGCCCTTGGTGGTTTTCTGGGCCGGAATGCCCCCGCCCCAGATGTGGCCGGTCCTGCTGGGCGTGGTCGTGGTGCATTTTTTCTACAAGCTGACCATGGCGCTGGCCTATCAGCGCGCGGCCTATACGGTGGTATATCCCGTGGTGCGCGGCACCGGGCCGATTGTGACCGTTCTGGCCGCGATGGTGGTGTTCAATGAAAGCTATGGCCCCGTGCAATGGCTGGGTGTGGGGCTTTTGTCGGGCGGCATTTTGCTTCTTGCGCTGCGCAACCTGTCGGAAGAAACACTGGACCTGCGCGCGCTGAAACTGGGATTACTTTGGGCCATGATGGGCGGCGCATTGGTCGCGGCCTACACCACCTATGATGCATGGGCGATCCGGCTGTCGGGCGACCCGTTGCGCTTTCTGGTGTGGTTTTTCCTGTTCAGCTCGATCGATTTCGCGATCATCGGCTGGTGGCGGTATCGTCGGATGGCCGATGCGCCTGCGCCTTGGCCCTTGGCGCTGCGCGGCGCTTCCGGGGCGGTCATTGCCTATGTCAGCTTTGGCGGTGTCATGCTGGCCACATTGGTGGGCCGCGTGGGCGAATCGGCAGTGCTGCGCGAAACCTCGACCGTGTTTGCCGCGCTGATCGGCTGGTTCATTTTGAAAGAGCGCGTCGGCCCACGCAAATTGGCGCTGATGGTGCTGATCGCACTGGGCGCGGTGCTGGTGCAACTGGGTGGGCGTTAG
- the lexA gene encoding transcriptional repressor LexA, with product MLTRKQIELLKLIHTRMEKEGVAPSFDEMKDALDLRSKSGIHRLITALEERGFIRRLPHRARAIEVLKLPDALGKAGFEAQVIDGGAPAKPTPPAQSMAVEAAALTLSVMGRIAAGTPIEAISEPMRDIAVPGAMLSGRGEHYALEVQGDSMIDLGINDGDIVVIRQQTSADNGDIVVALVDDHEATLKRFRKVEGMIALEAANPAYETRLLPAARVKVQGRLVGLIRSY from the coding sequence ATGCTGACACGCAAGCAAATCGAACTGCTCAAGCTGATCCACACGCGGATGGAGAAAGAGGGCGTTGCGCCCTCTTTTGACGAGATGAAGGACGCGCTTGATCTGCGATCCAAATCGGGAATTCACCGTCTTATCACCGCCTTGGAAGAGCGTGGGTTCATTCGCCGCCTGCCGCATCGGGCGCGGGCGATCGAAGTGCTGAAATTGCCAGATGCCTTGGGCAAAGCGGGGTTCGAAGCGCAGGTAATCGACGGGGGCGCGCCGGCGAAACCCACGCCCCCCGCACAATCCATGGCCGTGGAAGCGGCGGCGCTGACATTGTCGGTCATGGGCCGGATTGCTGCTGGCACACCGATAGAAGCGATCAGCGAACCGATGCGCGACATTGCTGTGCCGGGTGCCATGCTGTCGGGGCGGGGTGAACATTACGCGCTGGAAGTGCAGGGCGATTCCATGATCGACCTTGGCATAAATGACGGCGACATTGTCGTGATTCGGCAACAAACCAGTGCTGATAATGGCGACATTGTCGTCGCGCTTGTGGATGATCATGAAGCGACCTTGAAGCGCTTCCGCAAGGTTGAAGGCATGATCGCGCTGGAAGCGGCGAACCCGGCTTATGAAACGCGCCTGCTGCCTGCGGCGCGCGTCAAGGTGCAGGGGCGGCTTGTCGGACTGATTCGCAGTTACTGA
- a CDS encoding cytochrome c oxidase assembly protein: MSVLTNLTGKQKTLVQTLAVVTFMAGLGWASVPLYDLFCRVTGYGGTTSTAATAGDVILDQTIRVRFDSSVERDFPWAFKPVERTTELRIGETGLAFYEAHNPTDQPIAGTASYNVTPYEAGRFFTKIDCFCFELQVLQPGETVLMPVTYFVDPEIVDDRDAKSVHTITLSYTFHATDIPEDYSPADVVTN; this comes from the coding sequence ATGTCTGTGCTCACCAACCTGACCGGCAAACAGAAAACGCTGGTGCAGACACTGGCCGTTGTCACCTTCATGGCGGGTTTGGGCTGGGCCTCTGTTCCGCTTTACGATCTGTTCTGCCGCGTGACCGGCTATGGCGGCACCACCAGCACAGCGGCCACTGCGGGCGATGTCATCCTTGACCAGACCATACGCGTGCGTTTTGACTCTTCGGTGGAGCGCGATTTCCCTTGGGCTTTCAAACCGGTGGAGCGCACGACAGAACTGCGCATCGGCGAAACCGGTCTGGCGTTCTACGAGGCGCATAACCCGACCGATCAGCCCATCGCCGGCACGGCTAGCTATAACGTGACACCCTACGAAGCCGGGCGCTTTTTCACCAAGATCGACTGTTTTTGCTTCGAATTGCAGGTGCTGCAACCGGGTGAAACCGTTCTTATGCCTGTTACCTATTTCGTAGATCCCGAAATCGTTGACGACCGCGACGCGAAATCGGTGCATACGATCACCCTGTCTTATACTTTCCACGCGACCGACATTCCCGAGGATTACTCCCCGGCAGACGTCGTGACCAACTAA
- a CDS encoding peptide chain release factor 3, giving the protein MLDQNTNRPELPPEIARRRTFAIISHPDAGKTTLTEKFLLFGGAIQMAGQVRAKGEARRTRSDFMQMEKDRGISVSASAMSFDFAKYRYNLVDTPGHSDFSEDTYRTLTAVDAAIMVIDGAKGVESQTRKLFEVCRLRDLPILTFCNKMDRESRDTFDIIDEIQQNLAIDVTPASWPIGMGADFIGCYDLINDRLELMDRADRNKRGESVVLNGLDDPLMEQHVPAAQLAALREEVAMARELLPPLDPKSVLEGHLSPIWFGSAINSFGVKELMDGIADYAPAPQVLRAESREVAPEEPKVTGFVFKVQANMDPKHRDRVAFVRLASGHFERGMKLLHVRSKKQMAVANPVLFLAADREVTEEAWAGDIIGIPNHGQLRIGDALTEGEALRFTGIPSFAPELLQACRAGDPLKAKHLDKALLQFAEEGAAKVFKPAFGSGFVVGVVGQLQFEVLASRIELEYGLPVRFEPTQFTSARWVQGSQAAVDAFAAANKQHMATDSDGDPVFMTRLQWDIDRVARDYPDVKLTATKEMLV; this is encoded by the coding sequence ATGCTGGATCAGAACACAAATCGCCCCGAATTGCCGCCCGAAATTGCGCGGCGCCGCACCTTTGCGATCATCTCGCACCCCGATGCGGGCAAGACCACGCTGACCGAAAAGTTCTTGCTATTTGGCGGCGCGATCCAGATGGCGGGGCAAGTGCGCGCCAAGGGCGAAGCACGGCGCACGCGGTCGGATTTCATGCAGATGGAAAAGGACCGGGGCATCTCGGTCTCGGCCTCTGCCATGTCCTTCGATTTCGCGAAGTACCGCTACAATCTGGTCGACACGCCCGGCCACTCGGATTTCTCCGAAGACACCTATCGCACCCTGACCGCCGTCGATGCCGCGATCATGGTGATTGATGGTGCCAAAGGGGTCGAATCCCAAACCCGCAAGCTGTTCGAAGTCTGCCGCCTGCGCGACCTGCCCATCTTGACCTTTTGCAACAAGATGGACCGCGAAAGCCGCGATACCTTCGATATCATCGACGAAATCCAGCAAAACCTTGCGATTGACGTGACCCCGGCAAGCTGGCCTATCGGCATGGGGGCGGATTTCATCGGCTGTTACGACCTGATCAACGACCGGCTGGAACTGATGGACCGCGCCGACCGCAACAAGCGGGGCGAAAGCGTCGTTTTGAACGGGCTTGACGATCCGTTGATGGAGCAACATGTGCCCGCCGCGCAATTGGCCGCCTTGCGCGAAGAAGTCGCAATGGCGCGCGAATTGCTGCCGCCCTTGGACCCGAAATCGGTGCTCGAGGGACATCTGTCGCCCATCTGGTTCGGCTCTGCAATCAATTCCTTCGGAGTGAAAGAACTGATGGACGGGATCGCTGATTATGCGCCCGCGCCGCAGGTCCTGCGCGCTGAATCGCGCGAGGTTGCCCCCGAAGAACCCAAGGTCACGGGCTTCGTGTTCAAGGTTCAGGCCAATATGGACCCGAAGCACCGCGACCGCGTGGCCTTTGTGCGTCTGGCCTCGGGGCATTTCGAGCGCGGCATGAAACTGCTGCATGTGCGGTCGAAAAAGCAGATGGCGGTCGCCAACCCGGTGCTGTTTCTGGCCGCCGACCGCGAAGTAACGGAAGAGGCTTGGGCGGGCGACATCATCGGCATCCCTAACCACGGGCAGTTGCGGATTGGCGACGCGCTGACCGAAGGCGAGGCCTTGCGCTTCACCGGCATTCCGTCCTTCGCGCCTGAACTCTTGCAGGCTTGCCGCGCGGGCGACCCGCTGAAGGCCAAGCATCTGGACAAGGCACTGTTGCAATTCGCCGAAGAGGGGGCTGCTAAAGTGTTCAAGCCCGCTTTCGGGTCGGGCTTTGTGGTCGGCGTCGTCGGGCAGTTGCAGTTCGAAGTTCTCGCCAGCCGGATTGAACTGGAATACGGCCTGCCCGTGCGGTTTGAGCCGACGCAATTCACCTCTGCCCGCTGGGTTCAAGGCTCTCAAGCGGCGGTCGATGCCTTCGCTGCTGCCAACAAGCAGCATATGGCAACAGATAGCGACGGCGACCCTGTTTTCATGACCCGCTTGCAATGGGATATTGACCGCGTCGCGCGGGACTATCCGGATGTGAAGCTGACCGCGACCAAGGAAATGCTGGTGTAG
- the tldD gene encoding metalloprotease TldD, whose amino-acid sequence MTQTEFRPFETFMDEGQALAELRAATDGADDGELFLERRLSESVSFDDGRVKSASYNAAEGFGLRAVRGEVTGYAHSTHMTIEALRRAGQTARLAVGAGGGTLADAPQPTNQRLYRDIDPVSEVAFAAKIDLLREIDDYLRAADPRVVQVSVALAATRQEIEILRPEGLRLRDARPMARLNISVIVEEDGRRESGGMGGGGRAELSALIARDHWQPVANEALRIALVNLRADPAPAGVMDVVLGPGWPGILLHEAIGHGLEGDFNRKGSSAFAGLMGQQIAAPGVTVLDDGTLPDRRGSLTIDDEGTPSARNVLIEDGKLVGYMQDRQNARLMGVAPTGNGRRESYEHAPMPRMTNTYMQAGDSDPADILAGLKDGIYAVGFGGGQVDITNGKFVFSCTEAYRVQNGKVGAPIKGATLIGDGATALTKIRGVGNDLQLDPGIGTCGKAGQWVPVGVGQPTLMIGGLTVGGSAA is encoded by the coding sequence ATGACCCAGACCGAGTTCCGCCCTTTCGAGACCTTCATGGACGAGGGGCAGGCCTTGGCCGAATTGCGTGCCGCAACCGACGGGGCCGATGATGGCGAACTGTTCTTGGAACGCCGCTTGTCCGAATCGGTCAGTTTTGATGATGGGCGTGTGAAATCGGCCAGCTACAATGCTGCCGAGGGGTTCGGGCTGCGCGCCGTGCGCGGCGAGGTGACGGGTTACGCCCACAGCACCCATATGACCATTGAAGCGCTGCGCCGTGCGGGCCAGACCGCGCGGCTGGCGGTGGGTGCGGGCGGCGGCACGCTGGCAGATGCGCCGCAACCGACCAACCAACGCCTGTATCGCGACATTGACCCGGTGTCGGAAGTGGCGTTTGCCGCAAAGATCGACCTGTTGCGCGAGATTGACGACTATTTGCGCGCCGCCGATCCGCGCGTGGTGCAGGTGTCGGTCGCACTGGCCGCCACACGCCAAGAAATCGAAATCCTGCGCCCCGAAGGCCTGCGCCTGCGCGATGCGCGGCCCATGGCTCGGCTGAACATATCGGTCATCGTGGAAGAAGACGGGCGGCGCGAATCGGGCGGTATGGGCGGTGGTGGCCGCGCGGAACTGTCAGCGCTGATCGCGCGCGACCACTGGCAACCCGTCGCGAATGAAGCGTTGCGCATCGCGCTGGTCAACTTGCGTGCAGACCCTGCCCCGGCAGGTGTGATGGATGTGGTCCTTGGCCCAGGCTGGCCCGGCATCCTGCTGCACGAAGCCATCGGCCACGGGCTGGAGGGCGATTTCAACCGCAAGGGCAGTTCCGCCTTTGCCGGGCTGATGGGCCAGCAGATTGCCGCCCCCGGCGTGACCGTGCTGGATGACGGCACCCTGCCCGACCGGCGCGGGTCGCTGACCATTGACGACGAAGGCACACCATCGGCCCGCAACGTATTGATAGAGGACGGCAAACTGGTCGGCTACATGCAGGACCGTCAGAATGCGCGGCTGATGGGCGTGGCCCCCACCGGCAATGGGCGGCGCGAAAGCTATGAACACGCCCCCATGCCGCGTATGACCAACACCTATATGCAGGCAGGCGACAGCGATCCGGCAGATATTCTGGCGGGGCTGAAAGATGGCATCTATGCCGTGGGCTTCGGCGGCGGACAGGTGGACATCACAAATGGCAAATTCGTGTTTTCCTGCACCGAGGCGTATCGCGTGCAAAACGGCAAGGTCGGCGCCCCCATCAAGGGCGCCACGCTGATCGGCGACGGCGCAACGGCGCTGACGAAAATCCGCGGAGTGGGCAATGATCTGCAACTGGACCCCGGCATCGGCACCTGCGGCAAGGCCGGGCAATGGGTGCCCGTGGGCGTGGGCCAACCAACCCTGATGATCGGCGGTCTGACCGTGGGCGGCAGTGCGGCCTAA
- a CDS encoding cytochrome c oxidase subunit 3 gives MAHAKNHDYHVLPPSIWPFAAAVSGFIMLFGAVLWMHDNGPWLFLMGLAGVLYVMFEWWKDVIVESHAGDHTPVVVIGLRYGFILFIMSEVMFFAAWFWSFFKHAMYPMYEYIGTEYVQPYIYAINAFELPLINTLVLLLSGCAVTWAHHELVHGGSRKNVELGLMLGVVLGVAFTFLQAYEYAYLVNHRDYTFAGDVFFANFFMATGFHGFHVIVGTIFLAICWFRVRAGHFTAERHVGFEAAAWYWHFVDVVWLFLFFAVYIWGM, from the coding sequence ATGGCCCACGCAAAAAACCACGATTACCACGTTCTTCCCCCATCCATCTGGCCTTTCGCGGCCGCTGTCTCGGGCTTCATCATGCTGTTCGGCGCGGTGTTGTGGATGCATGACAACGGCCCATGGCTGTTCCTGATGGGGTTGGCCGGTGTTTTGTATGTCATGTTCGAATGGTGGAAGGATGTGATCGTCGAAAGCCATGCGGGCGACCATACCCCGGTCGTGGTGATTGGCCTGCGCTATGGTTTCATCCTGTTCATCATGTCGGAAGTGATGTTCTTTGCGGCTTGGTTCTGGAGCTTCTTCAAGCACGCGATGTATCCGATGTATGAATACATCGGGACGGAATATGTGCAGCCCTACATCTACGCGATCAACGCATTCGAATTGCCGCTGATCAACACGCTGGTTCTGCTGTTGTCTGGCTGCGCGGTGACTTGGGCACACCATGAGCTTGTCCATGGCGGAAGCCGTAAGAATGTTGAACTGGGCTTGATGCTGGGGGTCGTGCTGGGCGTGGCATTTACCTTCCTTCAGGCCTATGAATACGCCTATTTGGTCAACCATCGTGACTACACATTCGCAGGCGACGTTTTCTTCGCGAATTTCTTCATGGCCACCGGGTTCCACGGCTTCCACGTTATTGTGGGGACGATCTTCTTGGCCATCTGCTGGTTCCGCGTGCGCGCGGGCCATTTCACCGCAGAGCGCCATGTGGGTTTCGAGGCCGCTGCATGGTATTGGCATTTTGTCGATGTGGTCTGGTTGTTCCTGTTCTTCGCCGTGTATATCTGGGGCATGTAA